One segment of Meriones unguiculatus strain TT.TT164.6M chromosome 3, Bangor_MerUng_6.1, whole genome shotgun sequence DNA contains the following:
- the Alad gene encoding delta-aminolevulinic acid dehydratase: MNHQSILHSGYFHPLLRAWQTAASTVSASNLIYPIFVTDVPDDVQPIASLPGVARYGVNQLEEMLRPLVEAGLRCVLIFGVPSRVPKDEQGSAADSEDSPAIEAVRLLRKTFPTLLVACDVCLCPYTSHGHCGLLSENGAFLAEESRQRLAEVALAYAKAGCQVVAPSDMMDGRVEAIKATLLKHGLGNRVSVMSYSAKFASCYYGPFRDAAQSSPAFGDRRCYQLPPGARGLALRAVARDIQEGADILMVKPGLPYLDVVREVKDKHPERPLAVYQVSGEFAMLWHGAQAGAFDLRTAVLEAMTAFRRAGADIIITYFAPQLLKWLKEE; encoded by the exons ATGAATCACCAGTCCATCCTGCATAGTGGCTACTTCCACCCACTGCTTCGGGCCTGGCAGACCGCGGCCTCCACTGTCAGTGCCTCCAACCTCATCTATCCCATCTTTGTCAC GGATGTTCCCGATGATGTCCAGCCTATTGCCAGCCTCCCGGGAGTGGCCAG GTATGGCGTAAACCAACTGGAGGAGATGCTGAGACCCCTGGTGGAAGCAGGCCTGCGCTGTGTCCTGATCTTTGGTGTCCCCAGCAGAGTTCCCAAG GATGAGCAGGGCTCTGCAGCTGACTCGGAGGACTCCCCAGCCATTGAGGCTGTCCGTCTGTTGAGGAAAACCTTCCCTACCCTCCTGGTGGCCTGTGATGTCTGCTTGTGCCCCTACACCTCCCACGGTCACTGTG GCCTCCTGAGTGAGAATGGAGCATTCCTAGCAGAGGAAAGCCGACAGCGGTTGGCAGAGGTGGCACTGGCCTACGCCAAGGCAG GATGTCAGGTTGTAGCTCCGTCAGACATGATGGATGGACGTGTTGAGGCCATCAAGGCTACCCTGCTAAAACATGGACTTGGCAACAGG GTGTCGGTGATGAGCTATAGTGCCAAATTTGCCTCCTGTTACTATGGCCCTTTCCG GGATGCTGCTCAGTCAAGCCCAGCCTTCGGAGACCGCCGCTGTTACCAGCTGCCTCCTGGAGCCCGTGGTCTGGCCCTCCGCGCAGTG GCCCGGGACATTCAGGAAGGAGCTGACATACTCATGGTGAAGCCGGGATTGCCCTACCTGGATGTGGTGCGGGAAGTGAAGGACAAG CACCCTGAGCGCCCCCTTGCAGTATACCAGGTGTCTGGAGAGTTTGCCATGTTATGGCATGGAGCCCAGGCCGGGGCCTTTGATCTCAGGACTGCTGTACTGGAGGCCATGACGGCCTTCCGCAGAGCCG GTGCTGACATTATCATCACCTACTTTGCACCCCAGCTGTTGAAGTGGCTGAAGGAAGAGTGA